A genomic region of Oryza glaberrima chromosome 1, OglaRS2, whole genome shotgun sequence contains the following coding sequences:
- the LOC127772462 gene encoding 60S ribosomal protein L5-2 gives MGGFVKTQKTHAYFKRFQVKFKRRRQGKTDYRARIRLTNQDKNKYNTPKYRFVVRFTNKDITAQIVYATIAGDIVMAAAYSHELPRYGLEVGLTNYAAAYCTGLLLARRVLTLRGLDQEYEGNVEATGEDYYVEPADERRPFRALLDVGLIRTTTGNRVFGALKGALDGGLDIPHSDKRFAGFKKDEKQLDSDIHRKYIYGGHVADYMRSMAEEEPEKFQAHFSEYLKKGIDADGMESLYKKVHAAIRADPTMAKSTKKEPATHKRYNLKKLTYEQRKASLIERLNALNSSAGADDDDEEEDDE, from the exons ATG GGAGGGTTTGTCAAGACCCAGAAGACCCATGCCTACTTCAAGCGTTTCCAAGTCAAGTTCAAGAGACGGAGGC AGGGCAAGACTGACTACAGGGCCAGGATTAGGCTCACCAACCAAGATAAGAACAAGTACAACACACCGAAGTACCGCTTCGTTGTGAGATTT ACAAACAAAGATATCACAGCTCAAATTGTCTATGCTACCATTGCGGGTGATATCGTGATGGCTGCTGCCTACTCCCATGAGCTGCCTCGTTATGGTCTTGAAGTTGGTCTCACCAACTATGCGGCAG CTTACTGCACTGGCTTGCTTCTGGCTCGCCGTGTGCTCACGCTCCGTGGTTTGGACCAGGAGTACGAGGGCAATGTTGAG GCCACTGGGGAGGACTACTATGTTGAACCAGCTGATGAAAGGAGGCCTTTCCGTGCTCTCTTGGATGTTGGCCTCATTAGGACAACCACTGGAAACCGTGTCTTTGGTGCCCTCAAG GGAGCTTTGGATGGTGGTCTTGACATTCCTCACAGTGACAAGAGGTTTGCTGGGTTCAAGAAGGACGAGAAGCAGCTTGATTCTGATATTCACCGCAAGTACATCTACGGTGGGCATGTGGCTGACTACATGAGG TCTATGGCTGAGGAGGAACCTGAGAAATTCCAAGCCCACTTTAGTGAGTACCTCAAGAAGGGAATTGACGCTGATGGCATGGAATCACTGTACAAGAAGGTCCATGCTGCCATCCGCGCTGATCCTACCATGGCCAAATCGACCAAGAAGGAACCGGCTACCCACAAGAG ATACAACCTCAAGAAGCTGACCTACGAGCAGAGGAAGGCCAGTCTCATCGAAAGATTGAATGCTCTCAACTCCTCAGCtggtgctgatgatgatgacgaggaagaggatgacGAGTGA
- the LOC127772478 gene encoding 60S ribosomal protein L5-1: protein MGGFVKTQKTNAYYKRFQVKFKRRRQGKTDYRARIRLTNQDKNKYNTPKYRFVVRFTNKDITAQIVYATIAGDIVMAAAYSHELPRYGLEVGLTNYAAAYCTGLLLARRVLKLRGLDQEYEGNIEATGEDYYVEPADERRPFRALLDVGLIRTTTGNRVFGALKGALDGGLDIPHSDKRFAGFKKDEKQLDSDIHRKYIYAGHVADYMRSMAEEEPEKFQAHFSECLKKGIDADGMEALYKKVHAAIRADPTMAKSTKKEPATHKRYNLKKLTYEQRKASLVERLNALNSSAGADDDDEEEDDE, encoded by the exons ATG GGAGGGTTTGTCAAGACCCAGAAGACCAATGCCTACTACAAGCGTTTCCAAGTCAAGTTCAAGAGACGGAGGC AGGGCAAGACTGACTACAGGGCCAGGATTAGGCTTACCAACCAAGATAAGAACAAGTACAACACACCGAAGTACCGCTTCGTTGTGAGATTT ACAAACAAAGATATCACAGCTCAAATTGTCTATGCTACCATTGCTGGTGATATCGTGATGGCTGCTGCCTACTCCCATGAGCTGCCTCGCTATGGTCTTGAAGTTGGTCTCACCAACTATGCGGCAG CTTATTGCACTGGCTTGCTTTTGGCTCGCCGTGTGCTCAAGCTCCGTGGTTTGGACCAGGAGTACGAGGGCAATATTGAG GCCACTGGGGAGGACTACTATGTTGAACCAGCTGATGAAAGGCGGCCTTTCCGTGCTCTCTTGGATGTTGGCCTCATTAGGACAACCACTGGAAACCGTGTCTTTGGTGCCCTCAAG GGAGCTTTGGATGGTGGTCTTGACATTCCTCACAGTGACAAGAGGTTTGCTGGGTTCAAGAAGGACGAGAAGCAGCTTGATTCTGATATTCACCGCAAGTACATCTACGCTGGGCACGTGGCTGACTACATGAGG TCTATGGCGGAGGAGGAACCTGAGAAATTCCAAGCCCACTTCAGTGAGTGCCTCAAGAAGGGAATTGATGCTGATGGCATGGAAGCACTGTACAAGAAGGTCCATGCTGCCATCCGTGCTGATCCTACCATGGCCAAATCAACCAAGAAGGAACCGGCGACCCACAAGAG ATACAACCTCAAGAAGCTAACCTACGAACAGAGGAAGGCCAGTCTTGTCGAAAGATTGAATGCTCTCAACTCCTCTGCtggtgctgatgatgatgacgaggaagaggatgatgaGTGA
- the LOC127772489 gene encoding uncharacterized protein LOC127772489, with product MESAGSGSGHAATPVRYVALPPPRGVRDGGGWNVLVPESMASEWTVAHVRGVVRVASRGGGAPEVSVDMAALQAALNGRRVGDDDPDLHLRPERGGGRDALTPVRYVALLLPRGVSDGGWNILVPEAMASEWTVVHVPAAAGVVRVASRGGGAPEVSVNMAALQAALNGPRRGDDPDHLHLRSGHRGVGGGAAERGGGGGAGGPCYVPVVFVLNTSKEAEKKEHQARMISLLMLSTFAVYLLYAMQHISKDTFLTVELLQFVGHIVMWAVASRVARSTNRSEPRLVPRSFITVTKKNA from the exons ATGGAGAGCGCGGGGAGCGGGTCCGGCCACGCGGCGACGCCGGTGAGGTACGTCGCCCTCCCGCCACCGCGGGGcgtccgcgacggcggcggctggaacGTCCTCGTGCCGGAGTCCATGGCCTCCGAGTGGACGGTGGCGCACGTCCGCGGGGTGGTTCGGGTGGCgtcgagaggcggcggcgccccggaGGTTTCCGTCGACATGGCCGCGCTGCAGGCCGCGCTGaacggccgccgcgtcggcgacgacgaccccgaCCTCCATCTCCGCCCGGAGCGGGGCGGGGGCCGGGACGCGCTGACGCCGGTGAGGTACGTGGCCCTCCTGCTACCGCGAGGCGTCAGTGACGGCGGCTGGAACATCCTCGTGCCGGAGGCCATGGCCTCCGAGTGGACGGTGGTGCACGTCCCCGCGGCAGCTGGCGTGGTTCGGGTGGCGTCGAGAGGTGGCGGCGCACCGGAGGTGTCCGTTAACATGGCCGCGCTGCAGGCCGCGCTGAACGGTCCCCGCCGCGGCGATGACCCCGACCACCTCCATCTCCGCTCGGGCCACCGCGGTGTGGGAGGAGGTGCTGCggagcggggcggcggtggcggcgccggcgggccgTGCTACGTCCCTGTGGTGTTCGTCCTCAACACCAGCAAGGAGGCCGAGAAAAAGGAG CACCAAGCACGCATGATCAGTCTGCTCATGTTGTCAACCTTTGCTGTCTACCTCCTCTACGCTATGCAGCACATCTCCAAGGATACGTTCCTCACAGTGGAATTGCTTCAGTTTGTGGGCCACATTGTTATGTGGGCTGTG GCCTCAAGAGTTGCTCGAAGCACAAACAGAAGTGAGCCTCGTCTTGTGCCAAG GTCTTTTATTACTGTGACCAAGAAGAACGCGTGA
- the LOC127760223 gene encoding cyclin-dependent kinase B1-1 — protein MEKYEKLEKVGEGTYGKVYKAQDRATGQLVALKKTRLEMDEEGIPPTALREISILRLLSQSLYVVRLLSVEQATKNSKPVLYLVFEFLDTDLKKFVDAYRKGPNPRPLPTNVIKSFLYQLCKGVAHCHGHGVLHRDLKPQNLLVDKEKGILKIADLGLGRAFTVPMKSYTHEIVTLWYRAPEVLLGSTHYSTGVDIWSVGCIFAEMVRRQALFPGDSELQQLLHIFRLLGTPTEEQWPGVTDLRDWHEFPQWKPQILERQVPSLEPEGVDLLSKMLQYNPANRISAKAAMEHPYFDSLDKSQF, from the exons ATGGAGAAGTACGAGAAGCTGGAGAAGGTGGGGGAAGGGACGTACGGGAAGGTGTACAAGGCGCAGGACAGGGCGACGGGGCAGCTGGTGGCGCTGAAGAAGACGAGGCTGGAGATGGACGAGGAGGGGATCCCGCCCACCGCGCTGCGCGAGATCTCCATCCTCAGGCTGCTCTCCCAGTCGCTCTACGTCGTCCGCCTCCTCTCCGTCGAGCAGGCCACCAAGAACAGCAAGCCCGTCCTCTACCTCGTCTTCGAGTTCCTCGACACCGACCTCAAGAAGTTCGTCGACGCCTACCGCAAGGGCCCCAACCCTCGCCCCCTCCCCACCAACGTCATCAAG AGCTTCTTGTATCAGTTATGCAAAGGAGTCGCACATTGCCATGGCCATGGTGTCCTTCACCG TGATTTAAAGCCACAAAACCTGTTGGTCGACAAGGAAAAGGGGATATTGAAAATTGCTGATCTTGGGCTAGGTAGGGCGTTCACTGTTCCTATGAAAAGCTACACACATGAG ATTGTGACTCTTTGGTACAGAGCTCCTGAAGTTTTGCTTGGATCAACACATTACTCAACCGGTGTTGACATTTGGTCCGTTGGTTGCATCTTCG CTGAAATGGTCAGAAGACAAGCTCTTTTTCCAGGTGACTCTGAGTTGCAACAGTTGCTTCACATTTTCAG GTTGTTGGGAACTCCTACTGAGGAGCAGTGGCCTGGAGTAACTGATTTGAGGGACTGGCATGAGTTTCCACAGTGGAAGCCACAGATTTTAGAACGTCAAGTCCCATCATTGGAGCCTGAAGGAGTTGACCTTTTATCG AAAATGCTCCAGTATAACCCAGCAAATCGGATCTCAGCAAAGGCTGCTATGGAACACCCCTACTTCGACAGCCTCGACAAGTCCCAGTTCTAG
- the LOC127771997 gene encoding uncharacterized protein LOC127771997 isoform X1, with translation MIVRIEKKKVCELGGKFLQFHRHRLILSDPPRRAARRSAAAAAAAAHRNEHTTASLPRRALVGTGNPRRAQLELENLSWKMVQLFFQGTTDGGSVDTDAVKARRSLLGKVEPIIRSVIKSGGGYEARMWLCSTVSSIHLLDPYGQRDLFLNLLGMKNSKRDVAARLLRMIFDKKPKKAGSIIAKKCQMLEDFFQGNPKRIMQWFGHFAVTGELTHKKGARALSQFAFVNRDICWEELEWKGKHGQSPAVVATKPHYFRDLDVLQTVENFLEYVPDFWSSEELADSVKDGEILQIDTEYFVDQFVYLMYEENSRDAWQLVDEFLMDEQFSSLSQHLLIHLDEQRLLNFLRALGKLIKLNSQCKEMVFPCCWLEVLLSAHSDHISLDELVLLNCVISKGRQLWRLMNDEEQEEEQGQMQELLKSTNQLTDADHFALMKGFVDTELPDALKWIGIQSWLVFCELSKGCKSADSCEHLFTCNRIEFRKADDYPLVQNDGNSIALDSDDEDLIRGSHKRRKRDRKRKRRRYDSDEDDLDQLLELGTSNRRGIESHHGCWYLSTDGFSASWDIADIPDHLSSHYLKTWLKFACFR, from the exons aTGATCGTACgaatcgagaaaaaaaaagtatgtgaaTTGGGTGGCAAATTTCTCCAATTTCACCGTCACCGCCTCATTCTTTCCGAtcctccgcgccgcgctgctcggcgctccgccgccgccgccgccgccgccgctcaccgcaACGAGCATACTACCGCCTCTCTTCCTCGTCGTGCCCTAGTGGGAACTGGGAACCCCCGCCGCGCCCAGCTG GAGCTAGAAAATCTCTCTTGGAAGATGGTTCAACTCTTTTTTCAAGGGACCACAGATGGTGGTAGTGTTGATACAGATGCTGTAAAAGCAAGGCGATCTCTTCTTGGCAAGGTGGAGCCTATAATCAGGTCGGTTATAAAGTCTGGAGGTGGGTATGAGGCTCGGATGTGGCTCTGCAGTACGGTCTCATCCATTCATTTGCTCGACCCATATGGCCAGCGGGACCTGTTTCTCAATCTCTTGGGGATGAAAAATTCCAAACGGGATGTCGCTGCCCGCTTGCTGCGGATGATTTTTGACAAAAAGCCCAAAAAAGCAGGTTCTATTATAGCAAAGAAATGCCAGATGCTAGAGGACTTCTTCCAAG GGAACCCAAAGCGGATAATGCAGTGGTTTGGTCACTTTGCGGTTACTGGTGAATTGACACATAAGAAGGGTGCTAGGGCACTTTCTCAATTTGCATTTGTGAATCGTGATATTTGTTGGGAAGAGCTTGAGTGGAAAGGCAAGCATGGGCAGTCTCCTGCTGTTGTTGCTACTAAGCCCCATTATTTTCGTGATCTCGATGTTCTGCAGACTGTGGAAAATTTCCTGGAGTATGTCCCAGACTTCTGGTCTTCTGAAGAGCTTGCTGATTCCGTCAAAGACGGTGAAATACTGCAAATTGACACAGAATATTTTGTAGATCAATTCGTTTACTTGATGTATGAGGAGAATTCCAGAGATGCATGGCAGTTAGTTGATGAATTTTTGATGGACGAGcagttttcttctctttctcaacATCTTCTTATTCATTTAGATGAACAAAggcttcttaatttcttgagaGCTTTGGGGAAGTTGATCAAGCTGAATTCACAGTGCAAGGAAATGGTGTTCCCATGCTGTTGGCTTGAGGTTCTTTTGTCAGCACACAGTGATCACATATCTCTTGATGAACTTGTGCTATTGAACTGTGTCATTTCTAAGGGCAGACAACTTTGGCGCCTCATGAATGATGAAGAACAAGAGGAAGAACAAGGACAGATGCAAGAGCTTCTGAAGAGCACTAATCAATTGACTGATGCTGATCATTTTGCTctcatgaagggatttgtggatACAGAACTTCCGGACGCACTTAAGTGGATAGGCATCCAGTCCTGGCTAGTTTTCTGTGAATTGTCAAAAGGGTGCAAATCAGCTGATTCTTGTGAGCATCTGTTCACTTGTAACAGAATAGAATTTCGCAAGGCTGATGATTACCCATTGGTCCAAAATGATGGGAACTCAATTGCACTAGACAGTGATGATGAGGATCTCATAAGAGGTAGCCATaaaaggagaaagagagatCGGAAGAGAAAGCGACGGAGATATGATTCTGACGAGGACGATCTTGATCAGCTGCTTGAACTTGGTACCTCCAATAGGAGGGGCATTGAATCGCACCATGGATGTTGGTATCTTTCAACTGATGGCTTTTCTGCTTCATGGGACATT GCAGACATACCAGATCACCTTTCctctcattatctaaaaacatGGCTAAAGTTTGCTTGCTTTAGATGA
- the LOC127771997 gene encoding uncharacterized protein LOC127771997 isoform X2, which produces MVQLFFQGTTDGGSVDTDAVKARRSLLGKVEPIIRSVIKSGGGYEARMWLCSTVSSIHLLDPYGQRDLFLNLLGMKNSKRDVAARLLRMIFDKKPKKAGSIIAKKCQMLEDFFQGNPKRIMQWFGHFAVTGELTHKKGARALSQFAFVNRDICWEELEWKGKHGQSPAVVATKPHYFRDLDVLQTVENFLEYVPDFWSSEELADSVKDGEILQIDTEYFVDQFVYLMYEENSRDAWQLVDEFLMDEQFSSLSQHLLIHLDEQRLLNFLRALGKLIKLNSQCKEMVFPCCWLEVLLSAHSDHISLDELVLLNCVISKGRQLWRLMNDEEQEEEQGQMQELLKSTNQLTDADHFALMKGFVDTELPDALKWIGIQSWLVFCELSKGCKSADSCEHLFTCNRIEFRKADDYPLVQNDGNSIALDSDDEDLIRGSHKRRKRDRKRKRRRYDSDEDDLDQLLELGTSNRRGIESHHGCWYLSTDGFSASWDIADIPDHLSSHYLKTWLKFACFR; this is translated from the exons ATGGTTCAACTCTTTTTTCAAGGGACCACAGATGGTGGTAGTGTTGATACAGATGCTGTAAAAGCAAGGCGATCTCTTCTTGGCAAGGTGGAGCCTATAATCAGGTCGGTTATAAAGTCTGGAGGTGGGTATGAGGCTCGGATGTGGCTCTGCAGTACGGTCTCATCCATTCATTTGCTCGACCCATATGGCCAGCGGGACCTGTTTCTCAATCTCTTGGGGATGAAAAATTCCAAACGGGATGTCGCTGCCCGCTTGCTGCGGATGATTTTTGACAAAAAGCCCAAAAAAGCAGGTTCTATTATAGCAAAGAAATGCCAGATGCTAGAGGACTTCTTCCAAG GGAACCCAAAGCGGATAATGCAGTGGTTTGGTCACTTTGCGGTTACTGGTGAATTGACACATAAGAAGGGTGCTAGGGCACTTTCTCAATTTGCATTTGTGAATCGTGATATTTGTTGGGAAGAGCTTGAGTGGAAAGGCAAGCATGGGCAGTCTCCTGCTGTTGTTGCTACTAAGCCCCATTATTTTCGTGATCTCGATGTTCTGCAGACTGTGGAAAATTTCCTGGAGTATGTCCCAGACTTCTGGTCTTCTGAAGAGCTTGCTGATTCCGTCAAAGACGGTGAAATACTGCAAATTGACACAGAATATTTTGTAGATCAATTCGTTTACTTGATGTATGAGGAGAATTCCAGAGATGCATGGCAGTTAGTTGATGAATTTTTGATGGACGAGcagttttcttctctttctcaacATCTTCTTATTCATTTAGATGAACAAAggcttcttaatttcttgagaGCTTTGGGGAAGTTGATCAAGCTGAATTCACAGTGCAAGGAAATGGTGTTCCCATGCTGTTGGCTTGAGGTTCTTTTGTCAGCACACAGTGATCACATATCTCTTGATGAACTTGTGCTATTGAACTGTGTCATTTCTAAGGGCAGACAACTTTGGCGCCTCATGAATGATGAAGAACAAGAGGAAGAACAAGGACAGATGCAAGAGCTTCTGAAGAGCACTAATCAATTGACTGATGCTGATCATTTTGCTctcatgaagggatttgtggatACAGAACTTCCGGACGCACTTAAGTGGATAGGCATCCAGTCCTGGCTAGTTTTCTGTGAATTGTCAAAAGGGTGCAAATCAGCTGATTCTTGTGAGCATCTGTTCACTTGTAACAGAATAGAATTTCGCAAGGCTGATGATTACCCATTGGTCCAAAATGATGGGAACTCAATTGCACTAGACAGTGATGATGAGGATCTCATAAGAGGTAGCCATaaaaggagaaagagagatCGGAAGAGAAAGCGACGGAGATATGATTCTGACGAGGACGATCTTGATCAGCTGCTTGAACTTGGTACCTCCAATAGGAGGGGCATTGAATCGCACCATGGATGTTGGTATCTTTCAACTGATGGCTTTTCTGCTTCATGGGACATT GCAGACATACCAGATCACCTTTCctctcattatctaaaaacatGGCTAAAGTTTGCTTGCTTTAGATGA